The sequence GGGACAGCTCTGCCACATGGGTAAACCGGTCTTGATAGATTGTATCAACAATAGTAGCGTTTCCGTCAGCCAGCGCCATCAGCGCCATCCACTGCGCCTGGACATCTGTAGGAAATCCTGGATAGATTGATGTTGTCACATCCACCGGCCTTATCCGTTCTCCCCTCTTGAGCGTAACTGAATCTGTGCCGATTGTGATATCATTTCCGGCATCGTTAAGCCGTTCAATCACACCGGCAATGTGATCGGGAATTACTCCGAGAACCGATACGGTATCCCCTATCATTGCACCGGCGATAAGAAACGTAGCCGCCTCAATTCTGTCCGGAATGATTCCGAAGTCTACGGCTTGAAGGGATTCCACGCCGCGAATCTTTATTGTGTCGGACCCCATTCCCGAAACCTGACCGCCCATGGCATTGATGAAATCACACAGTGTCACTATTTCCGGTTCACAGGCCGCATTCTTCACAACAGTCTCGCCTTCAGCTCTCACCGCTGCCATGACTGCATTTCCGGTGGCGCCCACTGAAGATTTGTCGAAATCGATTGTGTTGCCGTACAGTTTCTCTCCTTTTGCCACCACATATCCTTCTTCAAGAGAGGTTTCAGCACCCAGCGCCTTCACGGCGGAGACGTGGAAATTAACTGGGCGGGGTCCCCACGCACACCCTCCCGGAAGTGAAACCCTGGCATAACCGAAGCGGGAAAGGAGCGGCCCCAGCACATAAAAAGACGCACGCATCGTCTTCACAAGTTCATAGGGTGCCTCCGGATTGTCACACCCTCCCGTATCGATCGTAACCAGGCCGTCATCAAATGATACCTCCGCCCCGATTAATTTGAGCAGTTTGATCATGGTACGTGTGTCGCGAAGATTTGGTACACGGCTGATCCTGTACTCCCCCGGCGCCAGCAGGGTAGCCGCCATGACTGGCAAAACAGCATTCTTGGCGCCGCTTATCTCAACACTCCCGTTGAGTTCATTGCCGCCGATGATAACAATCTTATCCATGTTTATCCTCAACCTGTTCAATCGCTTTGTTCATCTTCAGGAATCTTTCTGGCAAAAGCACAACCGCACTCCCGACGAGAACGCCAGCACTGTCCGCCATCCAGTCGTAGAACTGCCCTGATCTTCCTGACACAAAATGCTGCCACAATTCATCAAGCATACCAAAACAACACCCCATGAGAATCACCCCTGTCACGCCGGGCAAAGTCCTTTGTTCCAGCGAGCGTATCAGTAACCACCCGAGAATTGAGTATTCCGCCAGATGAAACATCTTATCCCAGTTCAGCAATCGAAAATGGAGGGTTCTGCCCGGAATTGATGAAACAAATATTATCAGGAGACAGTACGCTATCGCCAAGCGGCGATAC is a genomic window of Candidatus Neomarinimicrobiota bacterium containing:
- a CDS encoding VanZ family protein: MSAIRYRRLAIAYCLLIIFVSSIPGRTLHFRLLNWDKMFHLAEYSILGWLLIRSLEQRTLPGVTGVILMGCCFGMLDELWQHFVSGRSGQFYDWMADSAGVLVGSAVVLLPERFLKMNKAIEQVEDKHG
- the murA gene encoding UDP-N-acetylglucosamine 1-carboxyvinyltransferase; the encoded protein is MDKIVIIGGNELNGSVEISGAKNAVLPVMAATLLAPGEYRISRVPNLRDTRTMIKLLKLIGAEVSFDDGLVTIDTGGCDNPEAPYELVKTMRASFYVLGPLLSRFGYARVSLPGGCAWGPRPVNFHVSAVKALGAETSLEEGYVVAKGEKLYGNTIDFDKSSVGATGNAVMAAVRAEGETVVKNAACEPEIVTLCDFINAMGGQVSGMGSDTIKIRGVESLQAVDFGIIPDRIEAATFLIAGAMIGDTVSVLGVIPDHIAGVIERLNDAGNDITIGTDSVTLKRGERIRPVDVTTSIYPGFPTDVQAQWMALMALADGNATIVDTIYQDRFTHVAELSRLGARIELEGNNARVYGTGQLIGAPVMSTDIRASASLIIAGLAAEGRTDISRVYHIDRGYENIEDKFRALGAEIWRESE